From Poecilia reticulata strain Guanapo linkage group LG3, Guppy_female_1.0+MT, whole genome shotgun sequence:
ACCGGAAGGTTCTGAATTTTCCCTTTTTGGGATAGTAAAGGGTATTTCTAATATGTCAGTGCAGTAATttgaaaatgcacaaaaatcattcttattaccatttaaatgtttttaaaggataTCTAACAGTGAGATAACTTTACCCTGGACAGGCTACCAGTTCATTCAGTATTAACAAATATAAGAATAAACTACAAGTTCCACATACCAGCTTCTAAGCTAAATAAAACACCATCACTGCATTGTAGTAACAGagtgtattattttttatatatatatatttggtcAAATTGCTAATATTTACACTATTAAATATACTGTAtacttatttaatattatttatttatacattttattttgcttatgaTGTTAGATATTAGTTTGTATTTACTAATATCTAACACTTGAAAACTGTAGGAATTctaatagaatagaatagaatagaatagaattgaTCTCcaaggggaaattgcttatttgttgacaaGATACTCCATCAAAAGTGTTAGATATTAGTAAATACAAACTAATATCTAACACTTTTGATGGAGTATCttgtcaacaaataagcaatttccccttgGAGAtcaattctattctattctattctattagAATTCCTACAGTTTTCATCCCTACAATTCACAAGGTTTTataatttgtaaaagaaaaacatagaaTAATTACATCAGTGtacaaagacagaaagaaaaaagagatttctgcaaacaaaaaaacactcagcCAAAACTAAAAAGGCATATTTTATTGTAACACTGATAAGAATTGTAGCACAATGAGGTAAGTTAAATAATCAacatttgtgatgtttttgaaCCACAAAATATTCACCACCTTAtcagaaacatttccacaaGTCAGCAAACAATGGCCAGCAGTGTCCGTCCTGTCAGTTCAGTTCACAGTTTTGTACAGACACATTTGTTTCTCATGAGGACAAGAGGAATACAGACAACAGATATTTCTCTGCGTGTCTGTCACGGATCCAGGCTTACCAGCTGGGTTATTAGTTTCTTTTCATAAGGAGATGAAATTCAGTAGAAAAGGTCCCCTGAGGGAGAATaacattcttttatttgtttcggatgagaaaaaaaaagccactacAGACACTGGCAGGCTCTGACGGAGTTTGCTACCATTTTTGCTGATGACTTGGCATGGTCTCACAGGGCACTATAAGCAGCATAGGAGCACTTCAGATGCTTTGTACTGCAGCCACACTGAGCGAACAATGATCCCATAACGTCTGGAGAGTTATTAATTACTCCGCAGACATCTGCCACACAGGGCGGCAACATCAGCACACTGGAATGGCCTCAGAGTCTTGATCCGAGCGGTCAAAGAATGGTTTCTCTGCACTCAAGGCCTTGTTCAGAGGATGGGGAGCCCTGTGGGCCAGTTGAAGAGCTGGTTTTCTGTGGGTGATGTTTTGAGCGGCACATCGACGGGGAGGAACTCAAAGCACCGCAGCTCTGAAGATGTATGTCCTCGTGGTCCCGTTTTCTTGGACTGCCAATGATGCGCTGGGtcattacctagcaacaaacaacaacaaagagagagagtgtCTTTGGTAAGCTGTTTATGCTTCTGCTGCAATTGCCTCGATGAATAAAACTAAGTTTGAAACATTAATGTGTTGGGGGAACTAAAGTCTCACAAGACCTTCATCATACAACtgactttaattttaaacaaacagaaaacctccACAGCAAAACCAGCTCAAACCCACAGAAAAACCAGCTCACAGTCTGcagtttttgaagtttttttgtaGGTCACTTAAAATGGTTCCATAGTACTGTATGTATAGTCAAAGTAAGAAGGTCGTGCATTGAAATCCAGGATGGAGTTTGGATATACCTGCATGTTCAACGGTTATGCAGGTCAGAATGAATATGCTATGACTACActgatattttctgaaaatatcattttattttcaggaaaatacagtatttatatATNNNNNNNNNNNNNNNNNNNNNNNNNNNNNNNNNNNNNNNNNNNNNNNNNNNNNNNNNNNNNNNNNNNNNNNNNNNNNNNNNNNNNNNNNNNNNNNNNNNNNNNNNNNNNNNNNNNNNNNNNNNNNNNNNNNNNNNNNNNNNNNNNNNNNNNNNNNNNNNNNNNNNNNNNNNNNNNNNNNNNNNNNATATATATGAAATTCTTAATGATGCAAGTGAGTTACTATGAAAGGTTATCCTTATGGCTCTTTTGAATGGGGATTTCAAAGTTATTAATTTCTTGTTTCATAAATGTGTAGGATAATCtgatttagtttaattatttagttttagtcaaTCAATAGTGAGAAGACATAGctgaataacagaaaataacatttttgaatatCAACTCCTTTTACATCTTAATTGTCGATTTTCATGTCAGATTCAGTTAAACTGTAGAGAAAACtctcataatttattttagaatattatTCTGTATTCATTTAACAATAATGTCGTCAAACATCGCGTTGCACATATTTACAGTCAAATCTGGTTACCTGATCTATAACATTGGCACTGAAGATGGCCTCTTCCATGTGTTTCTCGTCTGACTTGATCACACACTTGATGTTGTTGACGACCTGCTGGACTTCTGGAGGtagactgctgctgctggagtgcTCCAGGAATTTGGCcactaatatttttgtgtctttgtacATCTTAAGGTCAGCCAGTGAGTGCGGGCGCTCATGGGAGGGGTGCGTGTGAAGGGATCGAGGTTTAAGGTGGATGTCCACTTTCCTGCcttccttctgctgctgctgctgctttgtggCTACATGGCCCGGCTTCGCTCCGACTACTTCTGATGAAACATCTCTAGGCTCTGAGGAGGAAATCATGCAAAAACTCTTAAAGCACAGAAAATGACTATAACTTCTAATATTGAAGGTCAAACCCTGTAGAGTTTGTTACATTGAATCAAGTAAGGCAGCACAAAAAAGGTTAATGAAGCTGacttgcattaaaaaaaggcataagcagtgttttttattattattattattattatttcaattcTGTGACGtacataaagcagaaaaaatatataccacaaatcaatttctttttttattcttttataaaacaaagcaaaaatcagGAGACGTACAAATTTAAAGAGTATGAATATCATTTCATCAGTagatatataaaacatttggaCTCTCTTACCCTGTTCTGGAGAAGTACGACCTGAGCCTGCAGCAGCTGGGTTATTTCCAGTGGTGCAGGAACAGTTCTGTACTGCAGGgggaaacaaaaaactttactaTGAGCCTCAATTCAGAGCTAACTGATCACTTTACTGATTTGTCCTCTAAACgtcctttaaaatattttctgcacgTACTTCCTGTTGTGGTGGAGCAGGAGATGGGGTCACTGGTGGAACGGACGATGCGTGCCAGTTTGCGATACCTTCTGGCTGCTCTGAGCGCGCGAGGCCTCTCGGAGGGTGACTGGCCACTCTGAGCTGAGGTAGAGGGGGGCTGTGATGAGGAGGAGGGTGACCAAACACTGAAGCACAGCCTGGGGCCTCGTGGCCGGATGGGGGGAGAGGGAGAAGGAGACGGAGCCAAAGGGCTGATGGCAGAAGTTCCACCAGAGGAGGCCACTGAGGTGGGGGAACAAGGCTGCGGCGGTGGCGGGATAGTTACAGGTAAGGTGAGCTTCCTGCTCATCATTCTCGCTTTGATCAAGGAATGTGTCTGGGCCTTTGGTGGCTCCTCTGGTAAATGTTTGGCTGAGGCCAGCTCGTCACAAATGTGCATTGCAGCCCTCAGTTCCTCGCAGGGGTGTGTGTTCTCCGCAGAATACTCCTGGTCCAGGTTGCTAAAGTTTTCCGAGGACCAATCCGGTGAGCGTTCCAGGGAGTCCTGGGTGTGTGAGGACTCGCTGAATCCCGTGTCACTGGGGCGCGCGTCGGTGTGAGGCATGCCGCGGTGGCAACGTGTAGAGAGACGCGTGCAGAGTTCAAGGCTGGTGCAGCTTCCGTCAGTGGGGGCAGT
This genomic window contains:
- the fam189a1 gene encoding uncharacterized protein fam189a1 isoform X2; the protein is MPVNALPRGASSGISGPGSLSPASLSRSLSRLREYRTRTRIMLALGVSQMVLGSLILAVSFAALALTTSPRVRHSCPFWAGFSVLLSGLIGVVSWKRPLSLVITFFMLLSAVCVMLNLAGSILSCQNAQLVNSLEECKLVPFDNDGVCVCCEQQKQSTGCNNQAEMLKLNPLRDCNTIRLRLKELLFSVCALNVISTIVCALATAMCCMQMVSTDVLQMFMPHRARALNAECMTPHGTILHQTLDFDEFIPPIPPPPYYPPEYTCTPSMDGQRGLHLDFPHSPFSAIYGVPINSPGTLYPTDLPPPYESVVGHTPASQVTTSIEQQATESSLCDRNTTAGFSTQASVDSASLMVSEVADQDQTCSSEDLCSLEVQGSDSSPFGTLQTAPTDGSCTSLELCTRLSTRCHRGMPHTDARPSDTGFSESSHTQDSLERSPDWSSENFSNLDQEYSAENTHPCEELRAAMHICDELASAKHLPEEPPKAQTHSLIKARMMSRKLTLPVTIPPPPQPCSPTSVASSGGTSAISPLAPSPSPSPPIRPRGPRLCFSVWSPSSSSQPPSTSAQSGQSPSERPRALRAARRYRKLARIVRSTSDPISCSTTTGIQNCSCTTGNNPAAAGSGRTSPEQEPRDVSSEVVGAKPGHVATKQQQQQKEGRKVDIHLKPRSLHTHPSHERPHSLADLKMYKDTKILVAKFLEHSSSSSLPPEVQQVVNNIKCVIKSDEKHMEEAIFSANVIDQVMTQRIIGSPRKRDHEDIHLQSCGALSSSPSMCRSKHHPQKTSSSTGPQGSPSSEQGLECRETIL
- the fam189a1 gene encoding uncharacterized protein fam189a1 isoform X1; its protein translation is MPVNALPRGASSGISGPGSLSPASLSRSLSRLREYRTRTRIMLALGVSQMVLGSLILAVSFAALALTTSPRVRHSCPFWAGFSVLLSGLIGVVSWKRPLSLVITFFMLLSAVCVMLNLAGSILSCQNAQLVNSLEECKLCGCVVSPPPHQVPFDNDGVCVCCEQQKQSTGCNNQAEMLKLNPLRDCNTIRLRLKELLFSVCALNVISTIVCALATAMCCMQMVSTDVLQMFMPHRARALNAECMTPHGTILHQTLDFDEFIPPIPPPPYYPPEYTCTPSMDGQRGLHLDFPHSPFSAIYGVPINSPGTLYPTDLPPPYESVVGHTPASQVTTSIEQQATESSLCDRNTTAGFSTQASVDSASLMVSEVADQDQTCSSEDLCSLEVQGSDSSPFGTLQTAPTDGSCTSLELCTRLSTRCHRGMPHTDARPSDTGFSESSHTQDSLERSPDWSSENFSNLDQEYSAENTHPCEELRAAMHICDELASAKHLPEEPPKAQTHSLIKARMMSRKLTLPVTIPPPPQPCSPTSVASSGGTSAISPLAPSPSPSPPIRPRGPRLCFSVWSPSSSSQPPSTSAQSGQSPSERPRALRAARRYRKLARIVRSTSDPISCSTTTGIQNCSCTTGNNPAAAGSGRTSPEQEPRDVSSEVVGAKPGHVATKQQQQQKEGRKVDIHLKPRSLHTHPSHERPHSLADLKMYKDTKILVAKFLEHSSSSSLPPEVQQVVNNIKCVIKSDEKHMEEAIFSANVIDQVMTQRIIGSPRKRDHEDIHLQSCGALSSSPSMCRSKHHPQKTSSSTGPQGSPSSEQGLECRETIL